A single Lucilia cuprina isolate Lc7/37 unplaced genomic scaffold, ASM2204524v1 Scaffold_8461, whole genome shotgun sequence DNA region contains:
- the LOC111689490 gene encoding putative uncharacterized protein DDB_G0286901: MARTYNTRSSSNRNLFQESDPSNAAETSMPHANEPENTQRGTNEILLDITRPNDNISNSPYQNTEPIILTPPNNNPSGIDYEQINRLIESNITKLLQNMNLLQPVGNNNNQNNNHSNTHQNVYGSQRPNNQTN, encoded by the coding sequence ATGGCACGTACTTATAATACTCGCTCTAGTTCAAATCGTAACCTTTTCCAAGAATCTGATCCTTCTAATGCGGCAGAGACAAGTATGCCTCACGCAAATGAACCAGAGAATACACAGCGAGGTACAAATGAGATTTTACTTGACATAACCAGACCAAATGATAACATTTCAAATTCCCCATATCAAAACACAGAACCAATAATATTGACACCACCTAATAATAATCCGTCTGGTATTGACTATGAGCAAATTAATCGTTTAATTGAATCAAATATTACAAAGCTCTTACAAAACATGAATCTTTTACAACCAGTTGGTAACAACAATAACCAAAATAACAATCATTCGAATACTCATCAAAACGTTTATGGTTCCCAACGTCCAAATAATCAGACAAAT